From a single Bacillus pseudomycoides DSM 12442 genomic region:
- the pruA gene encoding L-glutamate gamma-semialdehyde dehydrogenase, whose protein sequence is MVVAYKHEPFTDFSVEANKLAFEEGLKKVESYLGQDYPLIIGGEKITTDEKIVSVNPANKEEVVGSVSKASRELAEKAMQVADETFQTWRKSKPEMRADILFRAAAIVRRRKHEFSAILVKEAGKPWNEADADTAEAIDFMEYYGRQMLKLKDGIPVESRPIEYNRFSYIPLGVGVIISPWNFPFAIMAGMTTAAVVSGNTVLLKPASTTPVVAAKFMEVLEEAGLPAGVVNFIPGSGSEVGDYLVDHPRTRFISFTGSRDVGIRIYERAAKVNPGQIWLKRVIAEMGGKDTIVVDKEADLELAAKSIVASAFGFSGQKCSACSRAVIHEDVYDHVLNRAVELTKELTVGNPAEKDMNMGPVNDQAAFDKVMSYVAIGKEEGKVVAGGEGDDSKGWFIQPTIVADVAEDARLMKEEIFGPVVAFCKAKDFDHALAIANNTEYGLTGAVVSNNREHIEKAREDFHVGNLYFNRGCTGAIVGYQPFGGFNMSGTDSKAGGPDYIALHMQGKTTSETL, encoded by the coding sequence ATGGTAGTAGCATACAAGCATGAGCCATTTACAGATTTTTCAGTAGAGGCTAACAAGTTAGCGTTTGAAGAAGGTTTAAAGAAAGTAGAATCTTATCTTGGACAAGACTATCCATTAATTATCGGGGGAGAAAAGATCACTACAGACGAGAAAATCGTTTCTGTAAACCCTGCAAATAAAGAAGAAGTTGTGGGCAGTGTTTCAAAAGCAAGCCGTGAATTAGCTGAAAAAGCAATGCAAGTGGCGGATGAAACATTCCAAACTTGGAGAAAGTCAAAACCAGAAATGCGTGCAGACATTTTATTCCGTGCTGCAGCAATTGTTCGTCGTAGAAAGCATGAGTTTTCTGCTATTCTTGTAAAAGAAGCAGGTAAACCATGGAATGAGGCAGATGCTGATACAGCAGAAGCAATCGACTTTATGGAATATTATGGTCGTCAAATGTTAAAATTAAAAGACGGTATTCCAGTAGAAAGCCGTCCAATTGAATATAATCGTTTCTCTTACATTCCATTAGGAGTAGGTGTTATCATTTCTCCTTGGAACTTCCCATTCGCAATTATGGCAGGTATGACAACAGCTGCAGTAGTTTCTGGTAACACAGTATTACTAAAACCAGCTAGTACAACACCTGTAGTGGCAGCGAAATTTATGGAAGTATTAGAAGAAGCAGGCTTACCAGCAGGCGTTGTAAACTTCATCCCTGGTAGCGGATCTGAAGTTGGTGACTACTTAGTAGACCACCCTCGTACACGTTTCATTAGCTTCACTGGATCACGCGATGTAGGTATTCGTATTTACGAACGCGCAGCAAAAGTAAATCCAGGCCAAATTTGGTTAAAACGTGTTATCGCTGAAATGGGCGGTAAAGATACAATCGTTGTTGATAAAGAAGCAGATCTTGAATTAGCTGCTAAGTCTATCGTTGCATCTGCATTTGGATTCTCAGGACAAAAATGTTCTGCTTGTTCTCGTGCAGTAATCCATGAAGATGTATACGATCATGTATTAAACCGTGCTGTTGAATTAACGAAAGAATTAACTGTAGGTAACCCAGCTGAAAAAGACATGAACATGGGACCAGTTAATGACCAAGCTGCATTTGATAAAGTAATGAGCTATGTTGCAATTGGTAAAGAAGAAGGTAAAGTAGTAGCAGGTGGCGAAGGAGACGACTCTAAAGGCTGGTTCATCCAACCAACAATCGTTGCTGACGTTGCAGAAGACGCTCGTTTAATGAAAGAAGAAATCTTCGGGCCAGTAGTAGCATTCTGTAAAGCGAAAGACTTTGATCATGCGCTTGCAATTGCAAATAATACAGAATACGGTTTAACAGGAGCTGTTGTTTCTAATAACCGTGAACATATCGAAAAAGCACGTGAAGACTTCCACGTTGGTAATTTATACTTCAACCGTGGATGTACTGGTGCAATCGTAGGTTACCAACCATTTGGTGGTTTTAACATGTCTGGTACAGACTCTAAAGCTGGTGGACCTGACTATATCGCACTTCACATGCAAGGAAAAACTACTTCTGAAACTTTATAA
- a CDS encoding DUF4097 family beta strand repeat-containing protein, with product MKKIVLIALSLLVIGGIGVGAMTVFGVAFNKTEIHKKETVAVEKIDEIEIKTSAADVEIITVDSKDIEVLLDGEISKELVDEYKFDVKKENNRLNIKFSKNQNYVGWGIGTAADVNLQVKVPKKIYDTVKVTTSSGDFVAKEIETKVAEINTSSGDVSLSHSKVNEKLTAKTSSGKIKTDKSEIEVAKLNTRSGKIRVEGLHSKELAANTSSGDIEYNDRSLRGEVECNTSSGDVKMQFDTFPESLRVEFDGSSGKADINVAGLLYEEKSKNQLVGVKGTGENKVKVKTSSGDFKLR from the coding sequence ATGAAAAAGATTGTTCTTATCGCATTATCGTTGTTAGTTATTGGGGGCATTGGTGTTGGGGCAATGACTGTTTTCGGTGTAGCTTTTAATAAAACTGAAATTCATAAAAAAGAAACGGTGGCTGTTGAAAAAATTGATGAAATTGAAATAAAGACTTCTGCCGCAGATGTTGAAATTATTACAGTTGATTCAAAAGATATCGAAGTGTTACTGGATGGAGAAATAAGCAAAGAGCTAGTAGATGAATATAAATTTGATGTAAAAAAAGAAAACAATAGATTAAATATTAAATTTAGTAAAAATCAGAATTATGTTGGATGGGGAATTGGAACTGCCGCAGATGTAAATTTACAAGTTAAAGTTCCAAAGAAAATATATGACACTGTCAAAGTAACCACATCATCAGGAGATTTTGTTGCAAAAGAAATTGAAACAAAGGTAGCGGAGATAAATACTTCTTCTGGGGATGTATCATTATCACATTCTAAGGTAAATGAAAAATTAACAGCTAAAACATCTAGTGGAAAGATTAAGACAGATAAAAGTGAAATCGAAGTAGCAAAATTGAACACACGTAGCGGAAAAATTAGAGTAGAAGGTTTACATTCTAAAGAATTAGCAGCTAATACATCATCGGGTGATATTGAATATAATGATCGTAGTTTGCGGGGAGAAGTAGAGTGTAATACATCAAGCGGTGATGTTAAGATGCAATTTGATACATTTCCTGAATCTTTAAGAGTTGAGTTTGATGGAAGTTCAGGTAAAGCGGATATAAATGTTGCTGGTCTGCTATATGAAGAGAAATCAAAAAATCAGTTGGTTGGAGTAAAAGGTACAGGGGAAAATAAGGTGAAAGTAAAAACAAGTTCGGGAGATTTCAAGTTACGGTAA
- a CDS encoding cysteine hydrolase family protein — protein sequence MKTALLLVDIQNDYFPNGKMELRGTMEASEYASQLLRHFREMNQPIFHIQHVSIQENATFFLPNTEGVHIHENVRPLKNETVILKHYPNGFRETDLLEQLQNLEIEHVIICGMMTHMCIDATVRAAFDFGFRCTVVHDACATKDLIFKNATIPAVYIHNTILASLNDVYADVMSTEEFFSFRNSI from the coding sequence ATGAAAACAGCCCTTTTACTCGTTGATATTCAAAATGATTATTTTCCAAATGGTAAAATGGAACTACGTGGCACCATGGAAGCTAGCGAGTATGCAAGTCAACTACTTCGGCATTTTCGAGAAATGAATCAACCTATTTTTCATATCCAACATGTATCTATTCAAGAAAATGCTACTTTTTTTCTCCCTAACACAGAAGGAGTCCACATTCATGAAAATGTTCGCCCCCTAAAAAATGAAACTGTTATTCTCAAACACTATCCAAATGGTTTTCGGGAAACGGACCTATTAGAGCAATTGCAAAACTTAGAAATTGAACATGTTATTATATGCGGGATGATGACTCATATGTGTATTGATGCTACAGTAAGAGCTGCTTTTGATTTCGGTTTTCGTTGTACTGTTGTACATGATGCATGCGCAACAAAAGATCTCATCTTTAAAAACGCTACGATTCCTGCCGTTTATATCCATAATACAATTTTAGCAAGTTTGAATGACGTATATGCAGATGTCATGAGTACAGAAGAATTCTTCAGTTTTAGAAACTCCATCTGA